One Cucumis melo cultivar AY chromosome 8, USDA_Cmelo_AY_1.0, whole genome shotgun sequence genomic window, AGTAACGACATTAGACTGATCGGAAGAGCCAAAGGAATCGATCATCTTGCCGAAAATAAGCGTCATGATTGGCTGAGAGAGGCCGTTAGCAACAGCGCAGACGGACCCAACGGCCATCAATATATTGTCGAAGCGATCGGCGAATGTGAATAGTTTATAAAAAGGAACTTTCTGATCGCTCCGTCCATTGGCCGGAGAAGGTGTGCCATCGCCATCGCCGTCGCCGGGCATGGCGGTGAGATATTAAAAGTGAAGAAAAAGGGAGTGAGAATATTGAAACGTAACGTGAAAGAGGATTATGGCGCGTGAGAGTTGTTGATTGCTGATCAAGAAAGaacgaaaagaaaaggaattaaagggtagagagagagagagatttaaTGTGAACGAGaaaaagggagggaaacggggGGATTTATTTAGAAGGGAGGAATGCTTGggggaataataataattataattttcatattGAAGAGAAAAAACATGATTAACACACGTAGCCTTCCTCTTCTAGAAACTTTATATTTGGTAAATACAATCACACTCtgtttcttccttctttttctcatacatatatattaattaataattctAATCAAAACTAATTATTGTTTTTCCTTTGTAatttgtatttattaacttCATACCTTGGTTTGGACGTACGTCATCATGTAGATTATGTTGCTGattcaaaaaaatcaaatctattttttttttcacttttttaaaattgatttgaaaatttattaattaaagaaGAATTGAATTTATAGTTAAATTCGAGAACAAAACAAGTTTCTTAAACTATccttttctaaattttcatatttttgttttaattctttgaaaattaaacttattttttttttctatttttataacAATTTGAATCTCTTTTATCTATAatgtcaaattttaaaaaacatttgatttgatttttaaatcATGGGTGAAAGATCTTACTTTCTagctttttaaaattaaatttattctttctaAGTAATTGTgggttaaattttaaaaaataaaaataaaacggaatctaatctaatctaatctttaatttagttttcaaaatttaattagattGACTTTTTACAAAAACATTTTGCTGGAGAAAGGACATAAAAAGCCAAGAGACTTAAAAGCAGAAGGAGTGTTTTTAAAAACTACGAACCAACCAAATGAAAGAATATTATTAGTGTTGatatttgattatttattaaaataatataatattattgctatttttagaagaatattgttattgtttttagAAGAGAAACAATTTccctaaaattaaaattacacaAATTGAATTGTTAAAAGTGCCTAATTTTGGATTCAAATTTGCTTAATGTGATAAAATTcagaaattgtcaatataaaagaATCTTGATAATTGTAGATCCATTAATTACAAtcaatttgtaatttaattactttaatacatatttttttaagaggaaaaaaagaagttttatttataaaaaagttgGAAACAAATTAATGGTACACTGTGAAGTGTTAAGGGCTTTGGctgattttattatttattctatttttcttttttctttccttaatTTCTTCCATCAACATTATTCGTTCAAATCAAGTTACGTATCaataatttgtaattttttttttgaaaaataccATTTTAGAACGAATTTGTTGATTCAATCTTAGTTTTTGTACTTTGAATTATAAGATTCTAGTTCTtccaaatttttattaaataataattttaattttaacagAAGAAAATAAATGTATGTAGATATGTTTTAAGAACCTACATTACAAATACTAAAAGATAACAAATACCTAACCCCATCTCAATTATGTGTGTGTGAAGTTATTTATTGCATAACTCctaatttatataaaattgaCATAATTATTGGTATATATCGACGCACTAATTTATCCACGTTTTAATAAACGCTAGTTTTTATAGAACACATATTAATGCATAATGTGTTTTATTAGCCAATTTATTTCGTAAACTCATTGACATTATGTAATAGTTAGTTAAACATGTATCACATGTTACATATGTAGCATTTGACTAGGTGATATAAGAAAATATTGAgtgttattttttattattattaaagttgACGTTATTGTatgttatttattttgtaattactTATCTCTTAGATGTGGTctaccatttttttaaaagtccACCCAATCAACCAAAATCACATGGAAATCACCTTGGCCAAAAATCACTTAAAATTAAATGTATCCATACAATGTCATCgcttaaaaatattattactaAAACAGAAGTGATTATAGGCATTACAAAGCACTCAAATGTATGTCCCAACACAcattaaattattaaatgaTTTTGTATAGGCTTTTCTTTTTATCAGTTATTTCAAACAACTTCATTTGATCGTTGCAAGATGAAGACGTCACTTGGAAACTTAGAGTAATAGAACCATATGAAGAAATAACTGTGTAAAAGTACTTTTCAACTATCTCCTTTTGCCAGATAAGGCAACTACGACATTATTAAAATTCATCCCCCTCCTAATGATGAGAACTTGATAACTTGCTCTTCTGATACATTACTTGGTTTAGACCACAACTACTCTAATACCAATATTGGCAAGGacaaaaaagaattatatatttctatTCAATCGTCCATATTTCGATCCAAAGttgttgttttcaaattttctaaGAGGGGGTATGGACCATATATAACAGTAATTGATCTTCAAAAACTGAACTGGGGATTTGATCAAAATAGGAAAATACCAACTCACACACTTGAATCTCTTCCCCTAATTCGTATTGGGGTTTGCATTTGATCAAAACAGTTGAAAACCCACATTCACCCACTtgaattttcttcaaatttagaAATAGTTTTGATTAAAactggaaaagaaaaagggaaaccCCACTCCTCATCTTGCATTtactttaaaatttgaattgGCCATTAATCAAAACAGCAAAAAGAAAGCCACTAACCCACTCAAAATTTGCTTCAAAATCTGAACAAAAGATCCAACTTTTCAAAAGCTTTTACCAACTCAAATTTGCTTCTAACAGCTTTTATCAACAAAAGAACTTCTGGAAGAAGGTAAGTGGTGGGGCATTTAAGCAATAAAATGTCAACATAGTATAATGAGAGTGCTAGGATGTAGGatgtgtcaacctagttgagatataCTCATGAATAACGCCTGTTTTTAGTCTTATTCCTCTTGGATCCTCATAACATCAAGATATGACCTTCCATTCAGTTCTCTTTTGAAGAATTCATTGAGGAAATCTGCGACTCCAATTCTTTTAAACAAAGCAGGTCTTTCTGAAGTGACCAAGCTTGGGGCAGGACCTATCTCCCCATCCAACCTTGGACTGAAAAACATGGCCACTGAAAGCCTCTCCTTCGTTGAGTTCACTGTCGCCCGATGCTCGATGCTGCGATATATTCCATTTGTGACGATCTGAAAGTTCATATTCAATATCGAAACACAATCAGTTTGATGGGGTTGATTCAAAATATGTAGAGGGGAAAATTAGAACTTTTTACCTCCAAAACATCTCCAATATTGACAACAAAAGCATTTGGGAGAGGCTTAACAGGAGTCCATCTCCCATCCTTCCTTATCTGGAGGCCTTCCATTTCATTGACTTGAAGAAGAATGGTAATGGCTGAAGCATCAGAATGGTTATTGAGTCCCATGACAAGTTCTGGTTGAGGACATGGAGGATAGTAATTCATTCTTGTTGACAGCATTCCTTCCTCATACAGCTCTCTCATTTCGCTACTGTCCATTTCCAGAGCTTTCGCCATTAAGTCGAACAGTTTCATGCCAAGATTTTTCATCTCCAATGCATAGGCATCCAAATCATCTCTAAAAGGACCAGAAAGAGAAGAATCTTTTATCCATTTTCATAATGTTTTATACTAGAATTTGATTACAAATGCATATTCCTGAAAAATATAGGAAATTGTACTACCTGAATGGAAGAGGGAGGTTGGGGAACAAGTGAGGTTTCCTCAAATAAGTGGGGAGGATAAACATGCCAAAGAGATCTCCCCAATTAAGCTTCTGCTCCTCAGAGACAACAAAGCTCTGTCCAAAGCCTTCAACATCTCCTGGTCTTTGCCACAACTTCCTCTTCTCTACCATAGGAAGGTTAAAAAGAGCTTGAATCCCTGATTTCACATTCTCTACCAGTACATCGCTCACTCCATGATTTATCACCTGATCAGAAAGAAAAGGAATCAACAGAATTCTATTAATGAAAGCTTCAATAACAGATGGAACTGTAAGTATTACCTGGAAGAAACCCCAATCTTTGCAAGCATGATGAAGCTTATCAAGTTCAGAATCATCAAAATTGTTGGAGAACAACAACTTGTGCATGTCAATAACAGGGACTTCAGCTGAAGCGTCAGTGAATTCGAAAGGAGGATCTTGATCAGGGCGAACATATCGAAGGGGAACCGTCGACAATGAGCTTTTGGCCAACTCTTGAACACAAGGCACTGGAAGAGAGTCTCTCAGCTGCAGTTTTGATGCCAGTGTCTCCATCTCCCTACAAAGTTCGCAGTAGCTTCCTCTAAACACACTTATAATTGCAAGTAAATGTTGTATCTAATATGCTTAGTTAACAAACCCGAATTGCCAAGGAACAGTTAAGACAAACGTCAAGACAAAGACGGAGTTCAGTGGCAATGTAATTGGCAACCAAGGCGGCTTCACCTTCGATCTTTCCGCCAATCTTGAATTTATTAGCATAGCTATTGGAGATGGATAAGCTCTAagtctaaattaaaaaaattatattgcaACTTCAACTTCAACTTCGTGTTGAATTTTTTATACTGTCTCAATGAgtcattttctttcttcctgCCTTCTGGGACCCCATGAAGCACAAAACACAGTTCAATTTCAAGTTTGGAAACTATCCTTGGATAAGCTCAAAGTTTAGATAAAATAAAACTTTTACAGCAAgttggatttttttaaaaagaattaaactaATTAGACATTTTGTTTCTTTGTGGAACCAATGACGCACACAATACCTTTATTTCAAACCACCTCACAGAAAATTCTTGATAACTTTCCATCaggatttttttattttactgaTCCAATGAGATTTTGTTACTTGGTAGGATCAACGAGGCACAAAATAGTTTTATTTCAACTtcccaaaaattgaagatataTTAAGTGGTGAAATTTACCCTAACCTATATATCTTTACCATTCGTTAATTCTATCTTTTGCTTTCCCTGCACTGCTAGATCAGGGCAGTCCAAAATGCCTATGTCCAATGATGAAGCAAACACAAGGATGCAAAAATTTAGCTCCAACATTCAAACCATGATAATGAAAAGAATACATAATTATGATGAGAAATTCGCTTTGTTCTAATGTAACATTTTATTCCACATTACATTCCCATTTGCACATGCTAAACAAGCATACGTCTGGTTTTCCTTCCCTTTCCTTTCAGTTGCATTTTAACATGAGTGGTCGCCCTCACTCTCTATTCTCATATGCTCAAGGTATGATTTTCCTTCTAGTTTTCGAGCAAAGAAGTCTCTGAAATACTTCTCCAACATAACTCTTTGAAAAACTGCTGGGTTATGTGGTCCTATAAGACTTTTGGCTGGACCCACCTCCGAGTTTAGATTTAAACTATAGAAAGTTGCAACCGAAAGCCTTTCCTTGGAAAAATTTGATGAAACTCTATGCTCGATGCTCTTGTATACACCATTGCTTACAATCTGCAGTAGAGGTAGAGAGACAGGCCAAAGATAGTAAGTTGCTAACAAAGTTATCGACAAGAATTAGAAGTTCCATGCACAGTAATCATTAAGCTTAAGCACCTCCATGATGTCCCCAATGTTGACTACAAACGCATTTGGAAGTGGTTTAACAGCAATCCACCTCCCATCTTTTCGAATTTGCAATCCTTCGACTTCATTGAGCTGATAGAGAATTGTCAGAGCATCAGCATCTGAATGAGCTGAGAACCCAATGGCCTTATCGGGAACAGGGCATGGAGGATAGTAATTCATCCTCACTGACTGAACGCCATCTCCAAATAGCTCtctcatttcctcaacatcCATCTTCAGAGCTCCAGCCAAATGGTCTAGGATAACCATTGCTAACTTCTTAACTTCAGTTGAGTAAGCTTCCAAAGTCTCTCTGCAACATGGAAGTGAATTAGAAATCGTAAACATACCATTCAATTGAAGCTTCAAGAATTGGCTAAAGACCTGAGTTTTGGTGGAAGCCTTTGAAAAAGATGAGGCTTCCTTAGATTAAGAGGGAGAGTGGTTATGTAGAACATGTCTGACCAATCAAGCTTCTGCTCCTCTGATACCACAAAAAGCTGCCCAAATCCTTCTTGATTCTTTGAGTCTTGCCAAAGCAGCTTCTTTTCATCGTAGGGAAGATTGAAGAAACTTTCAACTTCCATTCTGAATTCCTCCAGCAATGTAGTCGAAACCCCATGGTTTATAATCTGGCAACAACAATTATTTCAGTCTTTTTGAACCAACCACAGGCCAGTAGGTGCCAGATTTcacaaaataaagaagaaactGTATTAGTAATAGTAACTAGCGGGTTTAGTTTAGACCAAGAAAGGCTTGAGCCCCTCTCAACTTTATgctctttatataatatatgtgtgtgtgtataacTGAAATAAAATCAATACCAATAGTTAGCTCGGTGATAAAATTGTCTTCCAGTTCCCTCTAGACCTAACTTCAAGCTTCATCTCTTAGAATTTTTTCCAAATTACTTTTAATGAACAATAAAGACTTCCACCTCCAGGTCAACCAAATTTCTGGATCTGCTAAACTCCCAAGTCCTAGCATTACTTTTATCCAGAGTTTCTTCTTCATAATGATTGAATCCTAGATGCATTGAAATATAAAagataacaaaattaaaatataatctCCTAAGACTAGAAAGTACTAGGAACCTTTCCTTTCTTGAGATGTCATTCGAGCCCAAACCACTAAATAACTACCTCACGTTCTCCTTACTA contains:
- the LOC103484409 gene encoding codeine O-demethylase-like translates to MLINSRLAERSKVKPPWLPITLPLNSVFVLTFVLTVPWQFGEMETLASKLQLRDSLPVPCVQELAKSSLSTVPLRYVRPDQDPPFEFTDASAEVPVIDMHKLLFSNNFDDSELDKLHHACKDWGFFQVINHGVSDVLVENVKSGIQALFNLPMVEKRKLWQRPGDVEGFGQSFVVSEEQKLNWGDLFGMFILPTYLRKPHLFPNLPLPFRDDLDAYALEMKNLGMKLFDLMAKALEMDSSEMRELYEEGMLSTRMNYYPPCPQPELVMGLNNHSDASAITILLQVNEMEGLQIRKDGRWTPVKPLPNAFVVNIGDVLEIVTNGIYRSIEHRATVNSTKERLSVAMFFSPRLDGEIGPAPSLVTSERPALFKRIGVADFLNEFFKRELNGRSYLDVMRIQEE
- the LOC103484408 gene encoding protein SRG1-like, yielding MVGQPRSHRFGKSMESNTQMVDFGTSIIVPSVLELTKRAIPKIPLRYERLDQDPPIDPGRESGPSVPVVDIHGLAVGGSASPEIDKLHSACKEWGFFQIINHGVSTTLLEEFRMEVESFFNLPYDEKKLLWQDSKNQEGFGQLFVVSEEQKLDWSDMFYITTLPLNLRKPHLFQRLPPKLRETLEAYSTEVKKLAMVILDHLAGALKMDVEEMRELFGDGVQSVRMNYYPPCPVPDKAIGFSAHSDADALTILYQLNEVEGLQIRKDGRWIAVKPLPNAFVVNIGDIMEIVSNGVYKSIEHRVSSNFSKERLSVATFYSLNLNSEVGPAKSLIGPHNPAVFQRVMLEKYFRDFFARKLEGKSYLEHMRIESEGDHSC